From Pedobacter indicus, a single genomic window includes:
- a CDS encoding SPOR domain-containing protein → MVNIGSIIRRELANKETFYLPGVGMFKKEYRPAYFDEDKQLFIPPSHALLISNQKIDRNALTEFITGNHNLSLSESKKVSSSIVDKLEDCISSKQKAYIEGLGDCFVNPQDELVIIPEEETSEFSLYDPIEEAEILPIRKQEKSLEALVAETSSEIETTNNTDNSETETVDEDTFEPIVLDNELDDSALERDSKRWLWPVIGIAACIIIAGIWFLMPRGKEQPAINQPVATAQTENDQDSLSTLQGEGATALTVSDTSTVTDAVANNNPEEIIRKPSGRYEIIIAAFETMTEAKDFVNKTNAKGYNVYILQNNRPGNMNKISYATFNTSAEASESLSRVREELAKEAWLWENKNYNINNQN, encoded by the coding sequence ATGGTCAATATAGGTTCAATTATAAGAAGAGAACTAGCAAATAAAGAAACATTTTATCTGCCTGGCGTTGGCATGTTCAAAAAAGAATATAGGCCAGCTTATTTTGATGAAGACAAACAGCTTTTCATTCCGCCCTCACACGCACTTCTTATTAGCAATCAGAAGATTGACCGTAATGCTCTTACAGAGTTTATAACGGGGAATCACAATTTATCTCTGAGCGAAAGTAAAAAGGTTTCATCGTCAATAGTCGATAAATTAGAAGATTGTATTTCCAGCAAACAGAAAGCGTATATCGAGGGATTAGGCGACTGCTTCGTAAATCCTCAAGACGAGCTAGTCATCATTCCCGAGGAAGAAACATCAGAGTTTAGCTTATACGACCCTATCGAGGAAGCCGAAATACTACCCATAAGAAAACAGGAAAAAAGCTTAGAAGCTTTAGTAGCAGAAACTTCTTCTGAAATTGAAACAACCAACAATACAGATAATTCAGAGACCGAAACAGTTGATGAAGATACATTCGAACCGATTGTGTTAGACAATGAGCTGGATGATTCAGCATTAGAAAGAGACTCCAAAAGATGGCTTTGGCCTGTTATTGGCATTGCCGCATGCATCATAATTGCGGGAATATGGTTTCTGATGCCAAGAGGAAAGGAACAGCCGGCAATAAACCAACCGGTTGCTACGGCTCAGACAGAGAACGATCAAGACTCTCTTTCAACGCTACAAGGAGAAGGTGCCACCGCACTGACCGTATCGGACACATCAACCGTCACCGACGCCGTTGCGAACAACAATCCCGAAGAAATCATCAGAAAACCTAGCGGAAGATATGAAATCATTATCGCTGCATTCGAAACCATGACAGAAGCAAAAGATTTTGTTAACAAAACAAATGCAAAAGGCTATAATGTTTATATATTGCAAAATAATAGACCCGGTAATATGAATAAGATAAGTTATGCTACGTTCAATACCTCGGCAGAAGCATCTGAATCACTTTCACGGGTAAGAGAAGAATTAGCCAAAGAAGCTTGGCTATGGGAAAATAAGAACTATAATATCAATAATCAAAACTAA
- a CDS encoding MotA/TolQ/ExbB proton channel family protein — protein MLLQIDTTLPLDTMMTAAEQVVQEPEKLRFIDLLIKGGWVMLPLALLLLIGLVIFIERYLTIRKANRFEKNLMVQVKQSILSGKLESALAICRNNNGPLGRMLQKGLLRIGRPIKEIEGAIENVGKLEVAKLEKNINILGIIAGIAPMMGFVGTIIGVIAIFHEVELAGVIDIGTVSGGLYVKMVSSATGLIIGIIAYIGYHILNEMVERIILRMETDAIEFIDLLDEPVS, from the coding sequence ATGCTATTACAAATTGACACCACCCTACCATTGGATACGATGATGACGGCGGCAGAACAAGTAGTTCAAGAACCAGAAAAACTGCGTTTTATTGATCTCCTAATTAAAGGAGGGTGGGTAATGCTACCCTTGGCACTTTTGCTCTTAATAGGCTTAGTTATCTTCATTGAAAGATACCTCACCATCCGCAAAGCAAACCGCTTTGAAAAGAATCTGATGGTTCAGGTGAAACAAAGCATCCTCTCCGGAAAACTGGAATCAGCATTAGCAATTTGCAGAAACAACAACGGCCCTCTCGGGCGTATGCTCCAGAAAGGACTTCTAAGAATCGGTCGCCCAATTAAAGAAATTGAAGGTGCTATTGAAAATGTGGGTAAACTTGAAGTTGCTAAACTTGAAAAGAACATCAATATTTTAGGAATTATTGCCGGGATCGCTCCGATGATGGGGTTTGTTGGTACGATTATCGGTGTAATTGCAATTTTCCATGAAGTGGAGCTCGCTGGTGTGATTGATATTGGTACCGTATCTGGCGGACTCTATGTAAAAATGGTATCGTCAGCAACCGGATTAATTATCGGTATCATCGCCTATATTGGTTATCATATCCTAAATGAAATGGTTGAACGTATCATCCTTCGTATGGAAACAGATGCAATTGAGTTTATCGACCTCCTTGATGAGCCTGTATCTTAG
- a CDS encoding ExbD/TolR family protein, whose amino-acid sequence MKIRRRREKPKAEVHTAALNDIMFFLMLFFLLASAVANPQVVKLLLPRSSSGEQSLAKKTITVSITENLEYFIEKEPVPVENLLPALQAYVQPGEELTIMLYVDRSVSIRDVIEVMDAANQLRIKLVLATEPKPQ is encoded by the coding sequence ATGAAAATTAGACGAAGAAGGGAAAAGCCGAAAGCAGAGGTGCACACCGCAGCATTGAACGATATCATGTTCTTTTTGATGCTGTTCTTCCTCTTAGCTTCGGCTGTGGCCAATCCACAGGTAGTAAAACTCTTATTGCCAAGATCCAGCTCGGGCGAGCAGTCGTTGGCAAAGAAGACGATTACAGTGTCAATCACTGAAAACCTGGAATATTTCATAGAGAAGGAACCTGTACCCGTAGAGAATTTATTACCTGCTTTACAGGCATACGTTCAACCGGGAGAAGAACTGACAATTATGCTATATGTCGATCGGAGTGTTTCTATCAGAGATGTGATCGAAGTAATGGATGCGGCTAATCAATTACGGATAAAATTGGTATTGGCAACCGAACCAAAACCACAATAA
- a CDS encoding energy transducer TonB: protein MSFHQQEDNYYPKAIGISAGIMVVLFIISYFIILGNPMPQFGTGGIIVNYGTSPVGMGDDYMSIDEPSMDPNANETRPDRVVPDASPEPVASQQTSDKAIVTQDMEDAPAVVTKENSPNPTPVATPEKKESKPTVNPNALYTGKKNNASGTGDGTGTTAGNQGSRQGDPLAADYGEGGSGFGDAALSLENRRFVVAPQIEDNGQQSGKIAVEVRVDRDGKIISARAGVRGTTISNNALYEKCERAALGAQLNRLEKAPPVQTGVIVFNFKLK from the coding sequence ATGAGTTTTCACCAACAAGAGGACAATTATTACCCAAAAGCAATTGGGATTTCGGCGGGAATCATGGTAGTTCTTTTTATTATTAGCTACTTTATTATCCTTGGGAATCCGATGCCTCAATTTGGAACTGGAGGCATCATTGTAAACTATGGAACCTCACCAGTTGGTATGGGTGATGATTATATGAGTATTGACGAGCCTTCGATGGATCCGAATGCTAATGAAACGAGGCCAGACCGTGTCGTTCCCGATGCATCTCCTGAGCCCGTAGCCTCGCAACAAACAAGCGACAAAGCCATCGTTACTCAAGATATGGAAGATGCACCCGCAGTTGTCACGAAGGAAAACAGCCCAAACCCAACGCCGGTAGCAACACCAGAAAAAAAAGAAAGTAAACCTACCGTAAACCCCAATGCCTTATATACCGGCAAGAAAAATAATGCATCGGGAACAGGTGATGGAACAGGCACTACAGCTGGAAATCAAGGGAGCAGGCAAGGAGACCCTCTTGCTGCCGATTATGGCGAAGGAGGATCAGGCTTTGGTGATGCGGCTCTTAGTTTGGAAAACAGGCGCTTTGTTGTTGCTCCTCAAATTGAAGACAACGGCCAACAGTCAGGAAAAATAGCTGTTGAAGTCCGCGTAGACCGTGATGGAAAAATTATATCTGCCAGAGCAGGTGTCCGCGGTACTACAATTTCGAATAATGCCCTATATGAAAAATGCGAACGGGCAGCACTTGGCGCACAATTAAACCGTCTCGAAAAAGCACCTCCTGTACAAACGGGTGTCATTGTCTTTAACTTCAAGTTGAAATAG
- a CDS encoding bifunctional folylpolyglutamate synthase/dihydrofolate synthase — translation MQYQETLDYLYNRLPLFSRIGDAAIKKDLSNTLKICEALGNPQKNFRSIHIAGTNGKGSVSNMLAAVLQQAGYKTGIYTSPHLLDFRERIRIDGEMISQQEVVDFVEKQQDFIETLQPSFFEVTVAMAFHHFSEHNVDIAIIETGLGGRLDSTNVIHPTLSVITNISLDHTHMLGNTLPLIAREKAGIIKPGTPVIIGEKHQDTTSIFLDTAANTGSEVIFAQDEWTVTVENKNDEYLSLQAENLKHKTAEAASTSLPTTFNIKLDLPGSYQEKNILSVLSAVNELNHQGYQISKTNIVDALAHVKDLTGLMGRWQTLRKEPRVICDTGHNEAGWKAVISNLHDAKYQHLHMVIGIMKDKDITALLSLLPTNATYYFCNAAFDRALPACELARLSQASELQGQAYASVTDAVQSALQNAGKKDLIFIGGSTFIVAEALTLFV, via the coding sequence ATGCAATACCAAGAGACTCTGGATTATCTCTATAACAGACTTCCTCTGTTTAGTCGGATAGGCGATGCCGCTATAAAAAAGGATTTATCGAATACCTTAAAGATCTGCGAAGCCTTAGGCAATCCACAAAAGAACTTCAGGTCAATTCACATCGCTGGAACGAATGGAAAGGGTTCTGTTTCCAATATGCTAGCCGCAGTACTTCAGCAGGCTGGCTACAAAACAGGAATCTATACCTCGCCTCACCTCTTAGATTTTAGAGAACGGATACGGATTGACGGAGAAATGATATCCCAACAAGAGGTTGTGGACTTCGTTGAAAAACAGCAAGATTTTATCGAAACTCTTCAACCATCCTTTTTTGAGGTTACGGTTGCTATGGCGTTTCATCACTTTTCCGAACACAATGTAGATATCGCGATTATCGAAACAGGCTTAGGTGGGCGGTTAGATTCTACCAACGTTATCCATCCTACACTATCGGTTATTACCAATATCAGCCTCGATCATACCCATATGTTGGGCAATACATTACCGCTGATAGCGCGCGAAAAAGCGGGGATCATCAAACCTGGAACCCCTGTTATTATCGGCGAGAAACACCAAGATACAACCAGTATTTTTCTTGACACCGCCGCAAACACCGGCAGCGAAGTTATTTTTGCGCAAGATGAATGGACAGTCACAGTTGAGAATAAAAATGATGAATATCTAAGCTTACAGGCAGAAAATCTTAAACATAAAACTGCAGAAGCAGCTTCAACTTCACTCCCAACAACCTTCAACATTAAGCTGGATCTGCCCGGTAGCTATCAAGAAAAGAACATCTTGTCTGTCCTATCAGCTGTTAACGAGTTAAATCATCAAGGTTATCAAATCTCAAAAACCAATATAGTTGACGCGCTTGCTCATGTTAAGGATTTAACCGGACTCATGGGACGCTGGCAAACACTCAGGAAAGAACCACGCGTTATATGTGATACAGGGCATAATGAAGCCGGTTGGAAGGCAGTTATAAGCAACTTACACGACGCAAAATACCAACACCTCCATATGGTGATAGGGATTATGAAAGATAAAGATATAACAGCACTCCTTTCACTTTTACCGACAAATGCCACCTATTACTTCTGCAATGCGGCTTTCGATCGCGCCCTTCCTGCATGCGAACTAGCCCGGTTAAGCCAGGCTTCTGAACTTCAGGGCCAAGCTTACGCGTCGGTTACTGATGCGGTTCAATCTGCCCTGCAAAATGCAGGTAAAAAAGATTTGATTTTTATCGGTGGCAGTACTTTTATTGTCGCAGAGGCACTCACTCTGTTTGTTTAA